Proteins from a genomic interval of Luteolibacter sp. Y139:
- a CDS encoding complex I subunit 4 family protein has translation MLLLLLVLIPLAAFLAMLAGAPARKAAVAAGVANLVLGLWAATSWQNSKLWSISLPVLEKPALHLSLGFYDGMSVIMVLLSVIVTLAALLSGKAPEGRETLYYGSSLLISAGAIGAFASTDLFFFYAFHELALIPTFLMIGILGRGDRKEAAWKITIYLGLGSIILLAGLVWLANIAGTYDIPTMLNAAKEGSLKIDASAQKSIAALLLVGFGVLVSLFPFHSWAAPAYASAPAPTSMLHSGVLKKFGLYGLLRLAIPLVPEGLDAWLVPLCVLLLGNILWVGFVTISQKRLDGMLGNSSVMHMGYIFLAIAALAAAKATGQVNELAQPAAVLLMFAHGVSIAMLFGLADRIERNTGTLELTDLGGLAKSAPGLAFLFGMVGMASIGLPGLANFAGEVMVFLSSFKNYNPAAGFGPVQITCIIAIWGVVISAIYMLRAYRRIFQGESVRATDGAADLTFADRLPALILAVALLAVGLYPNLLLSLLK, from the coding sequence ATGCTCCTCCTTCTTCTCGTCCTTATCCCGCTGGCGGCTTTCTTGGCGATGCTCGCCGGTGCGCCAGCGCGCAAGGCAGCCGTCGCTGCTGGCGTGGCCAATCTCGTACTTGGCCTGTGGGCTGCGACTTCATGGCAGAACAGCAAGCTGTGGTCGATTTCGCTGCCGGTCCTTGAAAAGCCCGCGCTTCACTTGTCGCTCGGTTTCTATGACGGCATGAGCGTGATCATGGTGCTGCTGTCGGTGATCGTGACCTTGGCGGCGCTCCTTTCCGGCAAGGCTCCCGAAGGCCGCGAGACTCTCTACTATGGTTCTTCGCTGCTGATCTCGGCCGGAGCCATCGGAGCCTTCGCTTCGACCGATCTGTTCTTCTTCTACGCCTTCCACGAGCTGGCGCTGATCCCGACCTTCCTGATGATCGGCATCCTTGGTCGCGGCGACCGGAAGGAAGCGGCATGGAAGATCACCATCTACCTGGGGCTTGGCTCGATCATCTTGCTGGCGGGTCTGGTCTGGCTCGCGAATATTGCCGGGACCTACGACATCCCGACGATGTTGAACGCGGCGAAGGAGGGCTCGCTCAAGATCGACGCCTCCGCCCAGAAGAGCATCGCCGCGCTGCTGCTTGTCGGCTTCGGCGTGCTGGTCTCGCTGTTTCCCTTCCACTCTTGGGCGGCACCGGCTTATGCCAGCGCGCCGGCACCGACTTCGATGCTTCACTCGGGCGTGCTGAAGAAGTTCGGCCTCTACGGTTTGCTCCGCCTTGCGATTCCGCTGGTGCCTGAGGGTCTCGATGCCTGGCTGGTCCCGCTCTGTGTGCTGCTGCTTGGCAATATCCTGTGGGTGGGCTTCGTGACGATCAGCCAGAAGCGCCTTGATGGGATGCTCGGCAACTCGTCGGTGATGCACATGGGCTACATCTTCCTCGCGATCGCCGCGCTGGCTGCTGCGAAGGCGACCGGACAGGTCAATGAACTCGCGCAGCCGGCCGCGGTGCTGCTGATGTTCGCGCACGGCGTTTCGATTGCTATGCTCTTTGGCCTCGCTGATCGCATCGAGCGGAACACCGGCACGCTGGAGCTTACGGATCTCGGCGGCCTGGCCAAGTCAGCACCGGGCCTTGCTTTCCTGTTCGGCATGGTCGGCATGGCCTCGATCGGCCTGCCGGGGCTCGCCAACTTCGCGGGTGAGGTGATGGTCTTCCTGTCCTCCTTCAAGAACTACAACCCCGCTGCCGGTTTCGGTCCGGTGCAGATCACCTGCATCATCGCGATCTGGGGCGTGGTCATCAGTGCCATCTACATGCTCCGGGCGTATCGCCGAATCTTCCAAGGTGAAAGCGTCCGCGCCACCGACGGTGCTGCCGACCTCACCTTCGCGGACCGTCTTCCGGCATTGATTCTCGCCGTGGCGCTGCTGGCGGTGGGTCTCTACCCGAACCTGCTCCTCAGCCTCCTCAAGTGA
- the nuoL gene encoding NADH-quinone oxidoreductase subunit L has translation MSKLLPWVLLFLPLIAAAANQLYFKRNAFIASMISVGSVAVTFGISLMLLRGNPVAPEPINWLTVGDFKLQIGITLDPLSTGMMIVVTGIGLLVHVFSLAYMADDSAKARYFTCLSLFMFSMTGIVLASNFIMTFMFWELVGLSSYLLIGHWYQKASAADAAKKAFIANRVGDFGFMIGILMLWGITGHLGFSGMKEWAAGGGLATVSTGVLGAALLCVFCGAMGKSAQMPLHVWLPDAMEGPTPVSALIHAATMVAAGVYMLFRVQSSIGAEAFDNFAGQTISWIGGITSLCAALMATQQGDIKKILAYSTLSQLGYMVMAVGLMSGEAGMFHLFTHAWFKALLFLGSGAIIYACHHEQDIWKMGGLLKKMPITGLTFFIGTAALIAVPFVTSGFYSKEEILAAAYNGNKALFGIAVFVAFLTTFYMTRAFVVTFLGKTRSDNADHAHEVGPMMFLPLILLACMAIGSAWLTGPLHAMDPRIHAHEGHHEDSAHAIILGASIGSLVLGLLAGFALYNGKDKDPVSIPLFRERFYIDSFYDNIIVRYFQDAFAAIIHFFDEFLINGLIVGGFTRLAEGFGGLFRKVQSGNLQGYAFAFGIGVILVIYFTAF, from the coding sequence TTCCGCTGATCGCCGCGGCGGCGAACCAGCTTTACTTCAAGCGGAACGCCTTCATCGCGTCGATGATTTCGGTGGGGTCCGTTGCGGTGACGTTTGGCATTTCCCTGATGCTGCTTCGCGGCAATCCAGTCGCCCCCGAGCCGATCAACTGGCTGACGGTCGGTGATTTCAAGCTCCAGATCGGCATCACCTTGGACCCTCTGTCCACCGGCATGATGATCGTGGTAACGGGCATCGGCCTGCTGGTTCACGTTTTCTCGCTGGCCTATATGGCTGACGATAGCGCCAAGGCGCGCTACTTCACCTGCCTCTCACTCTTCATGTTTTCGATGACCGGCATCGTGCTGGCGTCGAATTTCATCATGACCTTCATGTTCTGGGAGCTGGTCGGTCTCAGCTCTTACCTGCTGATCGGTCACTGGTATCAGAAGGCCTCAGCTGCGGATGCCGCCAAGAAAGCGTTCATCGCGAACCGGGTGGGGGACTTCGGCTTCATGATCGGCATCCTGATGCTCTGGGGTATCACCGGTCACCTCGGCTTCTCCGGCATGAAGGAGTGGGCCGCTGGCGGTGGCTTGGCGACCGTTTCGACCGGGGTGCTTGGGGCGGCCTTGCTCTGCGTCTTTTGCGGTGCCATGGGGAAGTCGGCGCAAATGCCGCTCCACGTCTGGCTGCCGGATGCGATGGAAGGCCCGACTCCAGTGTCCGCCCTCATCCACGCCGCGACGATGGTGGCGGCGGGCGTTTACATGCTGTTCCGCGTGCAGTCCTCGATTGGCGCGGAGGCTTTCGACAACTTTGCGGGCCAGACCATTTCCTGGATCGGCGGCATCACCTCGCTGTGTGCGGCGCTGATGGCCACCCAGCAGGGCGACATCAAGAAGATCCTCGCCTACTCGACGCTCTCGCAGCTCGGCTACATGGTGATGGCGGTTGGCCTGATGTCGGGTGAGGCCGGCATGTTTCACCTCTTCACGCACGCCTGGTTCAAGGCGCTGCTGTTCCTCGGCTCCGGCGCGATCATCTACGCCTGCCACCACGAGCAGGACATCTGGAAGATGGGCGGCCTGCTGAAGAAGATGCCGATCACCGGCCTGACCTTCTTCATCGGTACTGCGGCTTTGATTGCCGTGCCGTTTGTCACTTCCGGCTTCTACTCGAAAGAAGAGATCCTCGCGGCTGCCTACAACGGGAACAAGGCGCTCTTCGGTATCGCGGTCTTCGTTGCCTTCCTGACGACCTTTTACATGACCCGCGCCTTCGTGGTCACCTTCCTCGGCAAGACCCGCTCGGACAATGCCGACCATGCCCATGAGGTCGGTCCGATGATGTTCCTCCCGCTGATCTTGCTCGCCTGCATGGCTATCGGCTCCGCTTGGCTGACCGGCCCGCTTCATGCAATGGACCCACGCATTCACGCGCATGAGGGTCATCATGAAGATAGCGCTCACGCGATCATCCTGGGGGCCTCGATCGGTTCGCTGGTGCTCGGCCTGCTCGCTGGCTTCGCCCTCTACAACGGCAAGGACAAGGATCCCGTTTCCATCCCGCTGTTCCGGGAGCGTTTCTATATCGACAGCTTCTACGACAATATCATCGTCCGCTACTTCCAGGATGCCTTCGCGGCGATCATCCACTTCTTCGATGAGTTCCTCATCAACGGCCTGATTGTTGGCGGCTTCACGCGCCTCGCCGAGGGCTTCGGCGGCTTGTTCCGCAAGGTACAGTCGGGCAATCTCCAGGGCTACGCCTTCGCCTTTGGCATCGGCGTCATCCTCGTCATCTACTTCACCGCGTTCTGA
- a CDS encoding NADH-quinone oxidoreductase subunit N encodes MPAFSLEALTVFLGLLLLMLEAFGPSHSKKFVGFAAAAGLAFILILSFFAYGPEAKPDAAWAKWSLWNFYAFDNLARFYKGFALVTTILVVLMSIDFRSILSRFTDHPDSEAGTGEYYALPVFACAGMMWMASAKDLAGAFVALELVTITFYILVAFLRRNVGSLEAGVKYLILGALSTGFLVYGIAWIYGATGTMSLVEIGAKISTLSNTTPLLFGIALILIALGFKIGAVPMQVWIPDVYQGAPTPTTAFLSVGSKAAGFILLIRFLDPLLQTGSPVAGQVTLMLAIMAGATLLFGNLAAISQTNFKRLLAYSSIAHAGFLVLALAASKPDTVDDLSSVQSVSFYLATYLLMTLASFFILAQVRIQDGSEEINAFNGLSKRNPTLALGLTLIMAALAGVPLTAGFWGKFFVFKLAVGAGLWWGVALATVGAAAGFYYYFKIIRAIWWEAPANDAKPLVLPQITRTCVVALTLAVIVLGVWPQPILWLLN; translated from the coding sequence ATGCCCGCCTTTTCCCTAGAAGCCCTGACCGTCTTCCTCGGCCTGCTGTTGCTGATGCTCGAAGCGTTCGGTCCCAGCCACTCGAAGAAGTTCGTCGGTTTCGCCGCTGCCGCGGGGCTTGCCTTCATCCTGATCCTCTCGTTTTTCGCCTATGGGCCGGAAGCGAAGCCGGATGCCGCCTGGGCGAAGTGGTCGCTTTGGAATTTCTATGCCTTCGATAACCTTGCGCGCTTCTACAAGGGCTTCGCGCTGGTGACCACGATCCTGGTGGTGCTGATGTCGATCGACTTCCGCTCGATTCTTTCGCGCTTCACGGATCATCCGGACTCGGAGGCGGGCACGGGTGAATACTACGCGCTGCCCGTCTTCGCCTGCGCAGGGATGATGTGGATGGCTTCTGCGAAGGACTTGGCCGGTGCCTTTGTCGCGCTGGAGCTGGTCACCATCACCTTCTATATTCTGGTCGCTTTCCTGCGCCGCAATGTCGGTTCGCTTGAGGCGGGTGTGAAATACTTGATCCTGGGTGCGCTGAGCACGGGCTTCCTTGTCTATGGCATTGCTTGGATCTACGGCGCGACGGGCACGATGAGCTTGGTGGAGATCGGCGCGAAGATCAGCACACTTTCCAATACCACGCCGCTGCTGTTTGGCATCGCTCTCATCCTGATCGCCCTCGGCTTCAAGATTGGCGCCGTGCCGATGCAGGTCTGGATCCCGGATGTTTATCAAGGTGCGCCGACTCCGACGACGGCTTTCCTTTCGGTCGGCTCGAAAGCGGCGGGTTTCATCCTGCTGATCCGTTTCCTCGATCCGCTGCTGCAGACCGGTTCGCCGGTCGCCGGTCAGGTGACATTGATGCTCGCGATCATGGCGGGGGCTACTTTGCTCTTCGGCAACCTCGCCGCGATCTCGCAGACGAATTTCAAGCGGCTGCTGGCCTATTCGTCGATCGCGCATGCCGGGTTCCTCGTGCTCGCCTTGGCCGCCTCGAAGCCCGATACCGTGGATGACCTCAGCTCGGTTCAAAGCGTTTCATTCTACCTCGCGACCTACCTGTTGATGACGCTGGCTAGCTTCTTCATCCTGGCTCAAGTCCGCATCCAGGATGGCTCGGAGGAGATCAATGCCTTCAACGGCCTCAGCAAGCGCAACCCGACCCTCGCGCTCGGCCTGACGCTGATCATGGCTGCTCTTGCAGGTGTTCCGCTGACGGCGGGTTTCTGGGGCAAGTTCTTTGTCTTCAAGCTGGCCGTCGGTGCCGGCCTGTGGTGGGGAGTTGCGCTGGCCACCGTGGGTGCCGCCGCCGGCTTCTACTACTACTTCAAGATCATCCGCGCGATCTGGTGGGAAGCTCCGGCCAATGACGCGAAGCCGCTGGTGCTGCCGCAGATCACCCGCACCTGTGTGGTGGCGCTGACGCTGGCCGTGATCGTGCTCGGCGTGTGGCCGCAGCCGATCCTGTGGCTTTTGAACTGA